From the Xiphophorus maculatus strain JP 163 A chromosome 20, X_maculatus-5.0-male, whole genome shotgun sequence genome, one window contains:
- the LOC102221457 gene encoding potassium voltage-gated channel subfamily S member 1 isoform X3 translates to MVKESLPSWIHQDSEEGLVHVNVGGLKRSLCSSTLKKFPDTRLGKLLACDSEEDILQVCDDYDVQEKEFYFDRNPGLFPYVLHFYQTGKLHVMEELCVFSFRDMQHFQEVRYGNIKKCLWLTLENPGYSIPSKLFSLLSIGVVLTSIATMCINSIPEYQTFDSDGKVIEDKTTQALEVFCTCWFTFEVVTRLLLAPNRKKFFHHPLNIIDLVSVVPIYITLIFDLTVGSESELGDLGRLIQVFRLMRIFRVLKLARHSTGLRSLGATLRHSYREVGILLLYLGVGVSVFSGIAYTAECEEDVGLDTIPACWWWGTVSMTTVGYGDVVPVTVAGKLAASGCILGGTLVVALPITIIFNKFSHFYRRQKALEASVRNNNNRKKIKVSCENELEEDEESDGDNRYLDDDDIDDIEEDDIDFEDEGGVINYSYVEHLSYPSTMRKQELYQL, encoded by the exons ATGGTGAAGGAGTCCTTGCCCAGCTGGATCCATCAGGACTCTGAAGAGGGTCTTGTCCATGTGAATGTCGGTGGTCTGAAGAGGAGCCTCTGCTCCAGCACACTGAAGAAATTCCCAGACACCAGGTTGGGAAAATTACTGGCGTGTGATTCAGAGGAAGACATACTGCAG GTGTGTGATGACTATGACGTACAGGAGAAAGAGTTTTACTTTGACAGAAATCCAGGTCTGTTCCCTTATGTCCTCCACTTTTATCAGACTGGCAAACTTCATGTGATGGAGGAACTCTGTGTGTTCTCCTTCAG AGACATGCAGCATTTCCAGGAGGTTCGCTACGGGAACATCAAGAAATGTTTGTGGCTTACACTGGAGAACCCGGGATACTCCATCCCGAGCAAGCTCTTCAGTCTGCTCTCCATCGGAGTGGTGCTCACATCTATTGCCACTATGTGCATTAACAGCATCCCAGAGTATCAG acTTTTGACTCAGATGGAAAGGTGATCGAAGATAAAACTACCCAGGCTCTTGAGGTGTTCTGTACCTGCTGGTTCACCTTTGAG GTTGTGACGCGGCTGCTGCTCGCTCCAAACAGGAAGAAGTTCTTCCATCACCCACTCAACATTATCGACCTGGTGTCAGTGGTTCCCATCTACATCACCCTGATCTTTGACTTGACCGTGGGATCTGAGTCTGAACTGGGAGACCTGGGGCGACTAATACAG GTGTTCAGGTTAATGAGGATCTTTAGAGTATTGAAGTTGGCCCGACACTCCACAGGTCTGCGCTCTCTGGGAGCAACACTTCGG CACAGTTACCGTGAAGTGGGAATACTGCTACTATACCTGGGTGTCGGCGTGTCCGTCTTTTCTGGGATTGCTTACACCGCTGAATGTGAAGAG GATGTAGGCTTGGACACAATCCCGGCCTGTTGGTGGTGGGGAACTGTCAGCATGACCACGGTGGGTTACGGAGACGTAGTGCCTGTCACAGTCGCCGGAAAGCTAGCAGCCAGTGGATGCATCCTGGGTGGCACTCTGGTGGTGGCTCTGCCCATCACTATCATCTTCAACAAGTTCTCCCATTTTTACCGCCGGCAGAAAGCTTTGGAGGCGTCGGTGAGGAACAACAACAACCGCAAGAAGATCAAAGTGAGCTGCGAGAATGAGCTGGAAGAGGATGAGGAATCGGATGGGGACAATCGCTACCTGGACGATGATGATATTGATGACATTGAGGAAGATGACATTGATTTTGAGGATGAAGGAGGGGTGATAAACTACAGCTATGTGGAGCATCTGTCTTACCCATCGACAATGAGAAAGCAGGAGCTGTATCAGCTGTAA
- the LOC102220929 gene encoding olfactory receptor 4K15-like, which yields MALVKNLIVVLIWLVLTYINCTLAATFFRHQTFYADPRYILFIHMVINDGIQLTVTFALFILSYIFYKINVSLCCFFVLVAVFTTRNTPVSLAGMAIERYIAICKPLHYSQICTVKRTYAVIGLIWFICVAPDITDLFVTLATEPISFFQHNSVFCLRESVFKDPILAQKRKAFDIIYFSCVFLTLVFTYLKILFAARALSTADTSAQKARNTILLHGVQLAMCLLSYISPSVEIVLHVIFPGRILEIRFANYLIVYILPRFLSPIIYGARDKKFKKYLRMDALRCSCKYKGKPVVPLNKDRM from the exons ATGGCCTTGGTGAAGAACCTGATTGTCGTGCTCATCTGGCTTGTCCTCACATATATCAACTGCACCTTGGCTGCCACTTTTTTTAGACATCAG ACTTTCTATGCAGATCCTCGTTACATCCTCTTCATCCACATGGTGATCAATGACGGCATTCAACTTACTGTGACCTTCGCACTTTTCATCCTCAGCTACATTTTCTACAAGATCAACGTCTCGCTCTGCTGCTTCTTCGTCCTGGTGGCGGTCTTCACCACCAGAAACACTCCAGTCAGCTTGGCCGGGATGGCCATAGAGCGCTACATTGCCATTTGCAAACCTTTGCATTACTCTCAAATCTGCACAGTGAAGAGGACTTATGCAGTCATCGGATTGATTTGGTTTATATGTGTGGCCCCAGATATAACAGATCTGTTTGTGACTCTGGCAACTGAGCCAATAAGCTTTTTCCAACACAACTCTGTGTTCTGTTTGCGTGAGAGCGTGTTCAAAGATCCTATACTGGCTCAGAAAAGGAAAGCAtttgatattatttatttttcatgcgTTTTTCTCACTCTGGTCTTTACCTATCTGAAGATCCTGTTTGCAGCCAGGGCGCTCTCCACAGCTGATACATCAGCCCAGAAAGCCAGGAACACCATCCTCCTTCACGGTGTCCAGCTGGCCATGTGCCTGCTCTCCTACATCTCTCCAAGCGTGGAGATTGTTCTACACGTCATCTTCCCGGGTCGAATCCTAGAAATCAGATTTGCAAACTACCTGATTGTCTATATTCTACCTCGGTTCCTGAGCCCGATAATTTATGGTGCCAGAGACAAGAAGTTCAAGAAGTATCTCAGAATGGATGCGCTGAGATGCAGCTGCAAGTATAAAGGAAAGCCAGTGGTCCCACTGAACAAAGacagaatgtga
- the LOC102220671 gene encoding olfactory receptor 13C8-like, whose amino-acid sequence MNTTATRNKDPLHIAILKSGFTVVFSLSIIYINGILIHIFRKHQVFNMNSRYILYIHLVVNDIIMLALMVLLIFLSYVLFTINVSFCIITLIIAITSNLNNPLTLAAMAVECYLAICFPLRHPQICTVKKTYIVISLIWFLNSLVILPDVFVVVATRPAEYFNSKIFCMWTNIFTYPQLETKRDIFNITYLVIVWLTLFYAYFRILFTAQAASANAKKARNTVLLHGFQLLLCMLSYVHSIMIEGIIKFFPGDALIIRFVISLLIQVTPRLISPIVYGIRDKLFRKYLKRYFLPSNKASIDPKKMEKNPT is encoded by the exons ATGAATACCACAGCAACCAGAAATAAGGACCCCCTGCACATTGCAATACTTAAGAGTGGATTCActgttgttttctctctctccatcatCTACATAAATGGGATTCTGATACACATATTCAGAAAACATCAG GTTTTCAACATGAACTCTCGTTACATCCTCTACATCCATCTGGTGGTCAATGACATCATCATGTTAGCATTGATGGTCCTCCTCATATTCCTGAGCTACGTCCTGTTCACAATCAATGTATCATTTTGCATTATCACGCTTATTATTGCCATAACTTCAAATCTAAACAACCCCTTAACGCTTGCTGCCATGGCTGTAGAGTGCTACCTGGCCATATGCTTCCCTCTTCGCCATCCTCAGATCTGTACAGTCAAGAAAACTTACATTGTGATCTCTTTGATATGGTTCCTAAACTCTCTTGTAATACTGCCAGATGTGTTTGTAGTTGTGGCAACAAGAcctgcagaatattttaattccaAGATTTTCTGCATGTGgacaaatattttcacttatCCACAGCTTGAAACGAAGAGGGACATATTCAACATTACTTATTTGGTGATTGTTTGGCTCACTCTTTTCTATGCATATTTCAGAATACTTTTCACGGCACAAGCTGCTTCTGCAAACGCTAAGAAAGCGAGGAACACCGTCCTGCTGCACggcttccagctgctgctgtgtaTGCTAAGTTATGTTCATAGCATAATGATTGAGGGCATCATAAAGTTTTTCCCAGGAGATGCTCTGATCATTCGCTTTGTGATCTCTTTGCTGATTCAAGTCACGCCTCGACTCATCAGTCCAATAGTTTATGGAATAAGGGACAAATTGTTCAGAAAGTACCTGAAAAGATACTTTTTACCCTCAAATAAGGCAAGCATTGATCcaaaaaagatggaaaagaaCCCAACATAA
- the LOC102221457 gene encoding potassium voltage-gated channel subfamily S member 2 isoform X2, which yields MVKESLPSWIHQDSEEGLVHVNVGGLKRSLCSSTLKKFPDTRLGKLLACDSEEDILQVCDDYDVQEKEFYFDRNPGLFPYVLHFYQTGKLHVMEELCVFSFSQEIEYWGINEFFLDTCCSYRYHDRKLERGRHRSWDDESDVSSVDTSVDEISDLNKDMQHFQEVRYGNIKKCLWLTLENPGYSIPSKLFSLLSIGVVLTSIATMCINSIPEYQTFDSDGKVIEDKTTQALEVFCTCWFTFEVVTRLLLAPNRKKFFHHPLNIIDLVSVVPIYITLIFDLTVGSESELGDLGRLIQVFRLMRIFRVLKLARHSTGLRSLGATLRDVGLDTIPACWWWGTVSMTTVGYGDVVPVTVAGKLAASGCILGGTLVVALPITIIFNKFSHFYRRQKALEASVRNNNNRKKIKVSCENELEEDEESDGDNRYLDDDDIDDIEEDDIDFEDEGGVINYSYVEHLSYPSTMRKQELYQL from the exons ATGGTGAAGGAGTCCTTGCCCAGCTGGATCCATCAGGACTCTGAAGAGGGTCTTGTCCATGTGAATGTCGGTGGTCTGAAGAGGAGCCTCTGCTCCAGCACACTGAAGAAATTCCCAGACACCAGGTTGGGAAAATTACTGGCGTGTGATTCAGAGGAAGACATACTGCAG GTGTGTGATGACTATGACGTACAGGAGAAAGAGTTTTACTTTGACAGAAATCCAGGTCTGTTCCCTTATGTCCTCCACTTTTATCAGACTGGCAAACTTCATGTGATGGAGGAACTCTGTGTGTTCTCCTTCAG TCAAGAGATAGAGTATTGGGGCATCAATGAGTTCTTCCTGGACACCTGCTGTAGTTATCGTTACCATGACCGCAAGCTGGAGAGAGGTCGACACCGCAGTTGGGATGATGAGAGTGACGTCAGCAGTGTCGACACGTCTGTGGACGAGATTTCTGATTTAAACAA AGACATGCAGCATTTCCAGGAGGTTCGCTACGGGAACATCAAGAAATGTTTGTGGCTTACACTGGAGAACCCGGGATACTCCATCCCGAGCAAGCTCTTCAGTCTGCTCTCCATCGGAGTGGTGCTCACATCTATTGCCACTATGTGCATTAACAGCATCCCAGAGTATCAG acTTTTGACTCAGATGGAAAGGTGATCGAAGATAAAACTACCCAGGCTCTTGAGGTGTTCTGTACCTGCTGGTTCACCTTTGAG GTTGTGACGCGGCTGCTGCTCGCTCCAAACAGGAAGAAGTTCTTCCATCACCCACTCAACATTATCGACCTGGTGTCAGTGGTTCCCATCTACATCACCCTGATCTTTGACTTGACCGTGGGATCTGAGTCTGAACTGGGAGACCTGGGGCGACTAATACAG GTGTTCAGGTTAATGAGGATCTTTAGAGTATTGAAGTTGGCCCGACACTCCACAGGTCTGCGCTCTCTGGGAGCAACACTTCGG GATGTAGGCTTGGACACAATCCCGGCCTGTTGGTGGTGGGGAACTGTCAGCATGACCACGGTGGGTTACGGAGACGTAGTGCCTGTCACAGTCGCCGGAAAGCTAGCAGCCAGTGGATGCATCCTGGGTGGCACTCTGGTGGTGGCTCTGCCCATCACTATCATCTTCAACAAGTTCTCCCATTTTTACCGCCGGCAGAAAGCTTTGGAGGCGTCGGTGAGGAACAACAACAACCGCAAGAAGATCAAAGTGAGCTGCGAGAATGAGCTGGAAGAGGATGAGGAATCGGATGGGGACAATCGCTACCTGGACGATGATGATATTGATGACATTGAGGAAGATGACATTGATTTTGAGGATGAAGGAGGGGTGATAAACTACAGCTATGTGGAGCATCTGTCTTACCCATCGACAATGAGAAAGCAGGAGCTGTATCAGCTGTAA
- the LOC102221194 gene encoding olfactory receptor 51T1-like, with amino-acid sequence MVWLALSVINSSMVYTFLQHSVFYENSRYIMFICMVVNDALQLTLVTTLYVVSYVFRKIHVSICCLLIITAVFTTRSTPLILAGMAVERFIAICLPLHYSHMCTVPRTIFLIGVILILTATPPITDLLITIIKEPPKFFHRAIFCDHSFLFSDPSIYYKNCVFDGVYLSFVALTLLYTYCKIMLTAQAASTSLASVRRARNTVLLHGVQLLLCMLTFVVPSLQAALISLFPQLILEIRYVFFLLVYIIPRFMSPVIYGFRDELFRKYWTQYLSWPRQRASGVRPGALKDACI; translated from the exons ATGGTGTGGCTGGCcctcagtgtcatcaacagcaGCATGGTGTACACCTTTCTACAACACAG TGTCTTTTATGAGAACTCCCGGTACATCATGTTCATCTGCATGGTGGTCAATGATGCTCTGCAGCTTACGCTGGTAACAACTCTCTATGTGGTCAGCTATGTCTTCAGGAAGATCCACGTCTCCATCTGTTGTCTTCTG ATAATAACGGCAGTCTTCACCACCCGCTCCACCCCTCTCATCTTGGCCGGGATGGCGGTAGAGCGCTTCATCGCCATCTGCTTGCCGCTACACTACAGCCACATGTGCACAGTGCCCCGCACCATCTTCCTCATCGGTgtcatcctcatcctcactgCCACCCCTCCGATCACTGACCTCCTCATCACCATAATCAAGGAGCCTCCAAAGTTCTTCCACAGGGCCATATTTTGTGACCACTCCTTTCTCTTCTCTGATCCTTCCATCTATTACAAGAACTGTGTGTTTGATGGGGTATACCTCTCCTTCGTGGCGCTCACGCTGCTCTACACCTACTGTAAGATCATGCTGACAGCGCAGGCTGCCTCCACCAGCCTGGCGTCAGTGAGGAGAGCCAGGAACACTGTGCTGCTTCATGGAGTGCAG CTGCTGTTGTGCATGTTGACCTTCGTGGTTCCCTCCCTCCAGGCTGCTCTGATCTCCCTGTTCCCCCAGCTCATCCTGGAGATCCGCTACGTCTTTTTCTTGCTCGTCTACATCATCCCTCGCTTCATGAGCCCAGTTATCTATGGGTTCCGGGACGAGCTTTTCAGGAAGTACTGGACCCAGTATCTGTCCTGGCCCAGACAAAGGGCCAGTGGGGTCAGACCTGGAGCCTTAAAAGACGCCTGCATATGA
- the LOC102221457 gene encoding potassium voltage-gated channel subfamily S member 2 isoform X1 codes for MVKESLPSWIHQDSEEGLVHVNVGGLKRSLCSSTLKKFPDTRLGKLLACDSEEDILQVCDDYDVQEKEFYFDRNPGLFPYVLHFYQTGKLHVMEELCVFSFSQEIEYWGINEFFLDTCCSYRYHDRKLERGRHRSWDDESDVSSVDTSVDEISDLNKDMQHFQEVRYGNIKKCLWLTLENPGYSIPSKLFSLLSIGVVLTSIATMCINSIPEYQTFDSDGKVIEDKTTQALEVFCTCWFTFEVVTRLLLAPNRKKFFHHPLNIIDLVSVVPIYITLIFDLTVGSESELGDLGRLIQVFRLMRIFRVLKLARHSTGLRSLGATLRHSYREVGILLLYLGVGVSVFSGIAYTAECEEDVGLDTIPACWWWGTVSMTTVGYGDVVPVTVAGKLAASGCILGGTLVVALPITIIFNKFSHFYRRQKALEASVRNNNNRKKIKVSCENELEEDEESDGDNRYLDDDDIDDIEEDDIDFEDEGGVINYSYVEHLSYPSTMRKQELYQL; via the exons ATGGTGAAGGAGTCCTTGCCCAGCTGGATCCATCAGGACTCTGAAGAGGGTCTTGTCCATGTGAATGTCGGTGGTCTGAAGAGGAGCCTCTGCTCCAGCACACTGAAGAAATTCCCAGACACCAGGTTGGGAAAATTACTGGCGTGTGATTCAGAGGAAGACATACTGCAG GTGTGTGATGACTATGACGTACAGGAGAAAGAGTTTTACTTTGACAGAAATCCAGGTCTGTTCCCTTATGTCCTCCACTTTTATCAGACTGGCAAACTTCATGTGATGGAGGAACTCTGTGTGTTCTCCTTCAG TCAAGAGATAGAGTATTGGGGCATCAATGAGTTCTTCCTGGACACCTGCTGTAGTTATCGTTACCATGACCGCAAGCTGGAGAGAGGTCGACACCGCAGTTGGGATGATGAGAGTGACGTCAGCAGTGTCGACACGTCTGTGGACGAGATTTCTGATTTAAACAA AGACATGCAGCATTTCCAGGAGGTTCGCTACGGGAACATCAAGAAATGTTTGTGGCTTACACTGGAGAACCCGGGATACTCCATCCCGAGCAAGCTCTTCAGTCTGCTCTCCATCGGAGTGGTGCTCACATCTATTGCCACTATGTGCATTAACAGCATCCCAGAGTATCAG acTTTTGACTCAGATGGAAAGGTGATCGAAGATAAAACTACCCAGGCTCTTGAGGTGTTCTGTACCTGCTGGTTCACCTTTGAG GTTGTGACGCGGCTGCTGCTCGCTCCAAACAGGAAGAAGTTCTTCCATCACCCACTCAACATTATCGACCTGGTGTCAGTGGTTCCCATCTACATCACCCTGATCTTTGACTTGACCGTGGGATCTGAGTCTGAACTGGGAGACCTGGGGCGACTAATACAG GTGTTCAGGTTAATGAGGATCTTTAGAGTATTGAAGTTGGCCCGACACTCCACAGGTCTGCGCTCTCTGGGAGCAACACTTCGG CACAGTTACCGTGAAGTGGGAATACTGCTACTATACCTGGGTGTCGGCGTGTCCGTCTTTTCTGGGATTGCTTACACCGCTGAATGTGAAGAG GATGTAGGCTTGGACACAATCCCGGCCTGTTGGTGGTGGGGAACTGTCAGCATGACCACGGTGGGTTACGGAGACGTAGTGCCTGTCACAGTCGCCGGAAAGCTAGCAGCCAGTGGATGCATCCTGGGTGGCACTCTGGTGGTGGCTCTGCCCATCACTATCATCTTCAACAAGTTCTCCCATTTTTACCGCCGGCAGAAAGCTTTGGAGGCGTCGGTGAGGAACAACAACAACCGCAAGAAGATCAAAGTGAGCTGCGAGAATGAGCTGGAAGAGGATGAGGAATCGGATGGGGACAATCGCTACCTGGACGATGATGATATTGATGACATTGAGGAAGATGACATTGATTTTGAGGATGAAGGAGGGGTGATAAACTACAGCTATGTGGAGCATCTGTCTTACCCATCGACAATGAGAAAGCAGGAGCTGTATCAGCTGTAA